A genomic region of Runella rosea contains the following coding sequences:
- a CDS encoding ABC transporter ATP-binding protein, with amino-acid sequence MKIIETSHIAKRYIMGSEVIDALKDVTISVNKGEYVAFMGPSGSGKSTLMNIIGCLDTPTSGKYILNRKDVSDMSENELAEVRNKEIGFVFQTFNLLPRMTSLENVALPLIYAGYTKAQRTEKAMLALKNVGLENRAGHRPNELSGGQRQRVAVARALVNDPSILLADEPTGNLDSRTSYEIMDLFDQLHSKGNTIVVVTHEDDIAKYAHRIIRLRDGLVESDMVNPNPTKVVLTPQGLES; translated from the coding sequence ATGAAAATCATCGAAACCTCCCACATTGCCAAACGCTACATCATGGGTAGCGAAGTGATAGATGCCCTCAAAGACGTAACGATTTCGGTCAACAAAGGTGAATATGTGGCCTTTATGGGGCCATCAGGCTCTGGGAAATCTACCCTGATGAACATCATCGGCTGCTTGGACACGCCCACTTCGGGCAAATACATCCTGAACCGCAAGGACGTCAGTGATATGAGCGAAAATGAACTGGCAGAAGTGCGTAACAAAGAAATTGGGTTTGTGTTTCAAACCTTTAATCTACTGCCCCGCATGACCTCGCTCGAAAACGTAGCCCTGCCGCTGATTTATGCAGGATACACCAAAGCGCAACGCACCGAAAAAGCCATGCTTGCCCTCAAAAACGTGGGACTAGAAAATCGCGCGGGTCACCGTCCCAACGAACTCTCTGGGGGACAGCGCCAACGCGTTGCCGTTGCCCGGGCATTGGTCAACGACCCCAGTATTCTATTGGCCGATGAGCCCACAGGAAACTTAGACAGCCGAACCTCCTACGAAATCATGGATTTGTTTGACCAACTGCATTCTAAAGGAAACACCATCGTAGTGGTAACGCACGAAGACGACATCGCCAAATACGCCCACCGCATCATCCGTCTCCGCGATGGTTTGGTAGAATCCGACATGGTTAACCCCAATCCCACAAAAGTCGTTTTAACACCGCAGGGACTAGAGAGCTAA
- a CDS encoding S41 family peptidase: MQKLISKTLLFAIVASLAGMNACKQTDVKAGDELVNEFVSVNMDYWYYWKDKIPAGALENKSLAPETFFNSLLYTFDKTARPDGDRFSRFLENAEETESSLSGESKTTGARLALYNSNNTIAAFVMYVFPGSPAAKAGIKRGDVFSKITVDGQLATVDNYGSLLAEGTNYVYTVGRYENKAFVSGDQTKTVVAQPLQEDPMLLDTVYTKGTKKIGYLVYNRFYSKPNNSEQPLYDQKMATIFGKFKAAGINEFILDLRYNGGGYTSTARTLGSFIAKGVTDKTVFSRDEYNATVTPELEKKQGKDFNVNYFQPKTENIGGNVQRVYVLVSSRTASASELVINGLKPFMDVFIIGDVTVGKNVGSILIKDPKNRFPQGMMPIVIKVFNSAGQSDYTAGFTPNVLIKEDISQPFYAFGDLREPLLSEAYFQITGNRSARRGVSETPDSDRLRIGPSLIETEMIVDRPFLK, translated from the coding sequence ATGCAGAAATTAATTTCAAAAACACTTCTTTTTGCCATCGTTGCGTCATTAGCGGGGATGAATGCGTGTAAGCAAACCGACGTAAAAGCAGGGGATGAGTTGGTCAACGAATTTGTTTCGGTCAATATGGATTATTGGTACTACTGGAAGGACAAAATTCCAGCGGGTGCTTTGGAAAATAAATCATTGGCGCCCGAAACATTTTTCAATTCGTTACTTTATACGTTTGATAAGACGGCTCGTCCAGACGGTGACCGCTTTTCTCGTTTTTTAGAAAATGCGGAAGAAACGGAATCTTCGTTGTCGGGTGAAAGCAAAACGACGGGGGCGCGGTTGGCCTTGTACAACAGCAACAATACGATTGCGGCTTTTGTGATGTACGTATTTCCGGGCTCGCCAGCGGCAAAGGCGGGTATTAAGCGTGGGGATGTTTTCAGTAAGATAACGGTAGATGGCCAGCTTGCGACGGTTGATAATTACGGATCACTCTTGGCGGAGGGTACGAACTACGTGTACACGGTGGGGCGTTATGAAAACAAAGCCTTTGTGTCGGGCGACCAGACCAAAACGGTAGTAGCGCAACCTTTGCAGGAAGACCCGATGCTGTTGGATACGGTTTATACAAAAGGAACCAAAAAGATTGGATATCTGGTTTATAATCGATTTTATTCCAAACCCAACAACAGTGAACAGCCTTTGTACGACCAAAAGATGGCGACCATTTTCGGTAAATTCAAGGCGGCGGGCATCAACGAATTCATTCTCGATTTGCGCTATAATGGGGGCGGATATACGTCTACGGCCCGTACGTTGGGTAGTTTTATCGCCAAAGGCGTAACGGATAAAACGGTTTTTTCCCGTGATGAATACAACGCAACCGTAACCCCCGAACTGGAAAAAAAGCAGGGTAAAGACTTTAATGTGAACTACTTCCAACCCAAAACCGAGAATATCGGTGGAAATGTACAGCGCGTGTACGTGTTGGTGAGTAGTCGTACCGCTTCGGCAAGTGAGTTGGTTATTAATGGGTTGAAGCCTTTTATGGATGTGTTTATTATTGGCGATGTTACGGTCGGCAAAAACGTGGGCTCTATTCTGATCAAAGACCCCAAAAATCGGTTTCCGCAGGGAATGATGCCGATTGTAATTAAGGTTTTTAATTCGGCTGGACAATCCGACTACACGGCAGGCTTTACCCCGAATGTGCTGATTAAGGAAGATATTTCTCAGCCGTTTTATGCCTTTGGGGACTTGCGTGAGCCACTTTTGTCGGAAGCCTACTTTCAAATTACGGGCAATCGTAGCGCCCGCCGAGGCGTTTCAGAAACACCCGACAGCGACCGCCTCAGAATCGGACCTTCGTTGATTGAAACGGAAATGATTGTCGATAGGCCTTTTTTGAAATGA
- a CDS encoding WD40/YVTN/BNR-like repeat-containing protein, which translates to MFLRTIIFSTFFLPTLLVAQWIPQTTHTEAHFRAISAINEKTIWAGGSKGTVLHTTTGGENWTVLQVPAAEKLDFRGIKGLDEKTAVAVSAGLAEEGQARIYRTNDAGKTWTQVWQTDQKGVFLDGIAFWDKKNGLIFGDPIDGHLYLLKTTDGGKTWERLSPATLPANLPNEASFAASNSTMVMQGTKNVWVGTGGADRARVFRSTDRGATWQVTDTPMKANASSGIFGLHFWDAKSGIAVGGDYKAEKQAFENVIVTNDGGKSWQKSTPTTPDGLKEAVHKLKNGTLVAVGPAGSGWSKDNGKTWQPLTGASNGLHALTCVGNTCWAIGAKGQIVQLSN; encoded by the coding sequence ATGTTTTTACGAACCATTATTTTTTCAACATTTTTTCTACCAACGCTCCTTGTAGCCCAATGGATTCCTCAAACCACCCATACAGAAGCGCATTTCAGGGCCATTTCGGCCATTAACGAAAAAACCATCTGGGCGGGCGGTAGCAAAGGAACGGTTCTACACACCACAACTGGTGGTGAAAACTGGACTGTTTTACAGGTACCAGCCGCAGAAAAACTAGACTTTAGGGGCATTAAAGGCCTAGACGAAAAAACCGCCGTGGCCGTCAGTGCAGGTTTGGCCGAAGAAGGACAGGCGCGTATTTACCGCACCAACGACGCCGGCAAAACCTGGACACAAGTATGGCAAACCGATCAAAAAGGCGTTTTTCTGGACGGAATTGCCTTTTGGGACAAAAAAAACGGCCTCATCTTCGGCGATCCCATCGATGGCCATTTATACCTTCTTAAAACCACCGACGGCGGCAAAACCTGGGAGCGCCTCTCCCCTGCTACGCTACCCGCCAATTTACCCAACGAGGCTTCTTTTGCCGCCAGCAATTCAACGATGGTCATGCAAGGAACCAAAAATGTATGGGTTGGCACTGGCGGCGCCGACCGCGCCCGCGTTTTTCGCTCCACCGACCGGGGCGCTACGTGGCAAGTGACCGATACGCCAATGAAAGCCAATGCATCGTCAGGAATATTTGGGCTGCATTTTTGGGACGCAAAAAGCGGCATCGCCGTGGGCGGCGATTACAAAGCCGAAAAACAAGCTTTTGAGAACGTAATCGTCACCAACGATGGTGGTAAAAGTTGGCAAAAAAGCACCCCAACCACACCCGACGGGCTCAAAGAAGCGGTTCATAAATTAAAGAACGGTACATTGGTAGCCGTCGGCCCCGCCGGAAGCGGTTGGTCTAAAGACAACGGAAAAACCTGGCAACCGCTCACGGGAGCCTCCAACGGCCTCCACGCCCTGACCTGCGTGGGCAATACATGCTGGGCCATCGGCGCAAAAGGACAAATCGTGCAATTGTCAAATTAA
- a CDS encoding class I SAM-dependent methyltransferase, with protein sequence MSFEIVKKDLTNWQNRKEWFFNREFTDTYEQWYEGPYKRAEVWQKKVIKQLVKKDSRINTLLEFGCGTTRFTRWWHQIGIEASGGDISPFMLSQAVHLFKGDLVMADSHFMPFKDHTFDAVAFITTFEYYRDPVQVIREAARVGKHGIVFGMMNRNSPKVARRRIQQAFGKNPFYVTATFYTPNHLISVIDEALKGREYSIEWTCTGLPKWFPVQQWSVPYGDFFGLYVKLL encoded by the coding sequence ATGAGCTTTGAAATCGTCAAAAAAGACCTGACCAACTGGCAAAACCGCAAGGAGTGGTTTTTTAATCGGGAGTTTACCGATACCTACGAACAATGGTACGAAGGCCCTTACAAACGGGCAGAAGTGTGGCAAAAGAAAGTCATCAAACAACTCGTCAAAAAAGACTCCCGCATCAACACCCTCTTGGAATTTGGCTGCGGAACTACGCGTTTTACCCGGTGGTGGCACCAAATCGGCATCGAAGCCTCTGGCGGCGATATTTCGCCTTTTATGTTGTCCCAAGCTGTGCATTTGTTCAAAGGAGATTTGGTCATGGCCGACTCCCACTTCATGCCCTTCAAAGACCACACCTTCGACGCCGTGGCATTTATTACCACTTTTGAGTACTACCGCGACCCAGTTCAGGTGATTCGCGAAGCAGCGCGGGTGGGCAAACACGGCATTGTGTTTGGAATGATGAACCGCAATTCTCCCAAAGTAGCTCGTCGACGTATTCAGCAGGCATTCGGCAAGAATCCTTTTTACGTTACGGCTACTTTCTACACCCCTAATCACCTCATTTCGGTCATTGATGAAGCACTAAAAGGCCGCGAATATAGCATTGAATGGACTTGTACTGGCCTTCCGAAGTGGTTTCCAGTGCAGCAGTGGAGCGTGCCGTACGGCGATTTTTTTGGGCTATACGTAAAACTTTTGTAA
- a CDS encoding AIR synthase family protein yields MKTNETGKITDEAFKNQIFPYCGAPRKEVKIGPHFGTDIALIELPNGYEMALTSDPLSYIPSLGLEESAWLSVHLMANDMATTGVAPQYAQFVLNLPTGVSETDFQTYWQHVHRFCEQIGVAITGGHTGRFEGINSTIAGGGTMIAVAEKGKMLCSQWAQPGHDIIVTKQAALIATSILARSFPNTVKNECGVAVFQEASELFYQTTSLKEGLIASAFNEKEGPSVMAMHDVTEGGILGAIYEMAMASECGAEVVTDSLPIGHVVKTVCDLFDIDPAYSVGAGAMIMAVRPEKTAQLIQKLTKEGIPATCVGKFTTSEKGVQQSTQSGYSRIIPPATDPYWAAFFNALTQGLT; encoded by the coding sequence ATGAAAACAAACGAAACGGGAAAAATAACGGACGAAGCGTTTAAAAATCAAATTTTCCCTTACTGCGGTGCCCCCCGCAAAGAGGTGAAAATTGGCCCGCATTTTGGCACCGATATTGCCCTCATTGAATTGCCCAACGGGTACGAAATGGCCCTTACCAGCGATCCACTTTCTTATATTCCAAGCCTCGGTCTGGAAGAATCGGCATGGTTGTCGGTGCATTTGATGGCCAACGACATGGCTACTACGGGCGTAGCGCCGCAATACGCGCAGTTTGTCCTGAACCTTCCTACTGGTGTATCAGAGACTGATTTTCAGACGTATTGGCAACACGTCCATCGCTTTTGTGAGCAAATCGGCGTCGCCATCACGGGCGGACATACGGGGCGGTTTGAAGGCATCAACTCAACCATTGCGGGCGGCGGTACCATGATTGCCGTGGCCGAAAAAGGCAAAATGCTGTGCAGCCAATGGGCGCAACCCGGCCACGACATCATCGTGACCAAACAAGCCGCGTTGATTGCCACCTCTATTTTGGCGCGTAGCTTTCCCAATACGGTCAAAAATGAATGCGGTGTGGCTGTTTTTCAGGAAGCTTCGGAACTGTTTTACCAAACAACCAGCCTGAAAGAAGGGCTGATTGCGTCGGCTTTCAACGAAAAGGAAGGGCCAAGCGTGATGGCTATGCACGACGTAACCGAAGGCGGCATCTTAGGTGCTATCTACGAAATGGCCATGGCTTCTGAGTGCGGTGCAGAAGTAGTAACCGATTCATTACCCATCGGCCACGTTGTTAAAACTGTTTGCGACCTGTTTGATATTGACCCCGCTTATTCGGTAGGAGCTGGCGCAATGATTATGGCCGTAAGACCCGAAAAAACGGCCCAATTGATTCAAAAACTAACAAAAGAAGGGATTCCAGCAACCTGTGTTGGCAAATTTACAACCTCCGAAAAAGGGGTTCAACAAAGCACCCAATCAGGGTATTCTCGCATCATTCCACCCGCAACCGACCCGTACTGGGCGGCTTTTTTCAATGCTTTAACCCAAGGACTTACATGA
- a CDS encoding thiamine phosphate synthase, which yields MKKRNEITGGVYLVIDPSWDTAFTLPRLAQALHAGISTVQIWDHWPEETNKIAFIQDITALAHAAEVPVLINNHWELVKETALDGVHFDHPCAEIEEIETIIGRPFLKGITCGNDLTTVHWANDHKFDYVSFCSLFPSSSADSCEIVAKATVQKARKLTKMPIFVAGGISLENIATLQDCGINGVALISAIMKSVNPFETTQQFNTHFSTSSHETNPRP from the coding sequence ATGAAAAAACGCAACGAAATAACGGGTGGGGTATATTTGGTCATTGACCCGAGTTGGGATACTGCATTTACCTTGCCTCGATTGGCGCAAGCCCTCCACGCGGGCATCAGCACAGTGCAAATCTGGGACCACTGGCCCGAGGAAACCAACAAAATCGCTTTTATCCAAGACATTACGGCGTTGGCCCACGCCGCCGAAGTACCCGTTTTAATCAATAATCACTGGGAATTAGTAAAAGAAACCGCTTTGGACGGGGTTCATTTTGACCACCCATGCGCCGAAATTGAGGAGATTGAGACCATTATCGGTCGCCCATTTTTGAAGGGAATCACCTGCGGCAACGATTTGACCACGGTACATTGGGCCAATGACCACAAATTTGATTACGTTTCTTTTTGCTCCTTGTTCCCGTCCTCTTCTGCTGATTCCTGCGAAATAGTTGCCAAAGCCACCGTACAGAAAGCCCGAAAGCTGACTAAAATGCCCATTTTCGTCGCTGGAGGAATCTCCTTAGAAAATATTGCTACGCTGCAAGACTGCGGCATCAATGGCGTGGCCCTTATTTCGGCCATCATGAAGTCAGTCAATCCGTTTGAAACCACCCAACAATTCAACACTCATTTTTCAACGTCATCCCATGAAACCAACCCTCGTCCATAA
- a CDS encoding Trm112 family protein yields the protein MKPTLVHKLCCPFDKQDLQLTIIKQDTDQNIIEGLLTCETCRRYYPIVYGIPIMNPDEYREKQLEEPILQRWSKQLGASFKEKLLK from the coding sequence ATGAAACCAACCCTCGTCCATAAACTCTGCTGTCCGTTTGACAAGCAGGACCTCCAACTCACGATTATTAAACAAGATACCGACCAAAACATCATTGAAGGGCTACTTACCTGCGAAACCTGCCGGCGGTATTATCCAATCGTGTACGGAATTCCCATCATGAACCCCGACGAATACCGCGAGAAGCAACTCGAAGAGCCCATTCTGCAACGTTGGTCGAAGCAGCTGGGGGCGAGTTTTAAAGAGAAATTATTGAAGTAA
- a CDS encoding phosphatase PAP2 family protein, translated as MNLLKLLRINWAFMLPYGLFLLGLGSYQLLYRQGIISLEVNHFYHPLADVFFKYVTHLGDGAFVIGVGLIMLYKSRPKGILVLASYAISGIIAQLIKNFGFPKEPRPAEYFSGMMQHLHTVEGVELSHWNSFPSGHTTSAFALFALIAIWVKSPLLKFLCLITAATIGFSRMYLMQHFLIDVYVGSLLGTLTAYTLVLNSHRFRLTSTL; from the coding sequence ATGAACCTGCTTAAATTACTGCGCATCAATTGGGCTTTTATGCTTCCTTACGGTCTCTTCCTGTTGGGACTTGGCAGCTACCAACTCCTTTATCGTCAGGGCATTATTAGTTTAGAAGTCAATCATTTTTATCATCCTTTGGCCGACGTGTTCTTCAAATACGTTACCCATTTAGGAGATGGGGCTTTTGTGATAGGCGTAGGGCTTATAATGTTGTATAAGTCGCGACCAAAAGGGATTTTGGTTTTGGCCTCCTACGCTATTTCGGGAATTATTGCCCAATTGATTAAGAATTTCGGGTTTCCGAAAGAGCCACGTCCAGCCGAATATTTTTCGGGGATGATGCAGCATCTACACACCGTTGAAGGGGTTGAATTGAGTCATTGGAATAGCTTTCCGTCGGGACATACGACCTCAGCATTTGCATTATTTGCCTTAATTGCGATTTGGGTTAAATCACCGTTGCTAAAATTTTTATGTTTGATAACCGCCGCGACCATCGGCTTTTCCCGCATGTACTTGATGCAACACTTTTTGATTGATGTGTATGTGGGGTCATTATTGGGGACACTGACGGCCTATACCTTAGTTTTAAACAGTCACCGATTCAGACTGACATCGACACTTTAG
- a CDS encoding ArnT family glycosyltransferase, translating to MKNQSSISIEKPWVVALLAVVFFVPYLGNVHLFDWDEINFAESAREMLATGNYLRVQIDYQPFWEKPPLFIWIQALSMKVFGVNEFAARFPNAVVGIITLLTFYFVGKRLIDARFGFLWALAYLGSVTPHLYFKSGIIDPLFNYFMFLSVLYLIAPLKKESQSSALRFFLAGIFAGLAVWTKGPVGVGVPTLTLGAFWLIRYFQHRKSKVNPSDRIFSLKNILIYGLTGGVLTAGWMLAIIWESGWATFVAFLEYLYRLGATSEADHGQPFYYHFVVVLIGCFPISVLGLPYVSRIFTPLLQKLGKARQEDVTTSEKLSAFTLMMLCLFWVVMIVFSIVTTKIVHYSSMTYFPLSFLAALWLYRWLKNEITWPRWMTILLLIIGFILSLVLTAVPLIGMYSAAVTPYIDDVFVVANLQAPVEWAGHEWLFGVLYFGTIVLSTILWKSRKLLAVRTLFFATALLLFVYGAVVVPKIEGYTQRTVIDFYQSKQGQDVYVWPIGFKSYAQFFYFKKPTGVRLEASNEDWLLNGPVDKPTFLISRLDRAEQFRNHPNLELLKEENGFVFFRRKPDYEKISESLKK from the coding sequence TTGAAAAACCAATCTTCTATCTCAATCGAAAAACCCTGGGTCGTTGCCCTGCTAGCGGTTGTTTTTTTTGTTCCTTATTTAGGCAACGTCCATTTATTTGACTGGGACGAAATCAACTTTGCCGAATCGGCACGGGAAATGTTGGCCACGGGTAATTATCTGCGCGTACAGATTGATTATCAACCCTTTTGGGAAAAACCGCCTTTGTTTATCTGGATACAGGCATTGTCAATGAAGGTATTCGGTGTCAATGAATTTGCCGCCCGTTTTCCCAATGCTGTCGTCGGAATCATTACCCTACTTACCTTTTATTTTGTGGGCAAACGCCTGATTGACGCCCGATTCGGCTTTTTGTGGGCCTTGGCTTATTTGGGTTCGGTCACCCCACATTTGTATTTTAAGTCAGGAATTATCGACCCATTATTCAACTATTTCATGTTTTTGAGCGTGCTGTACCTAATCGCTCCTTTGAAAAAAGAAAGCCAGTCGAGTGCCTTGCGTTTTTTCCTTGCGGGGATTTTTGCAGGGTTGGCGGTCTGGACCAAAGGCCCCGTGGGGGTGGGAGTTCCCACATTAACCTTGGGTGCATTTTGGCTCATCCGTTATTTTCAGCATCGCAAGTCTAAAGTAAACCCGTCGGACCGGATCTTCTCCCTCAAAAACATTCTCATCTATGGCCTTACGGGTGGGGTACTTACGGCAGGTTGGATGTTGGCCATTATTTGGGAAAGCGGCTGGGCTACGTTTGTGGCTTTTCTGGAGTATTTGTACCGCCTCGGCGCTACCTCCGAAGCCGACCACGGCCAACCATTTTATTATCATTTCGTAGTGGTTTTGATTGGTTGCTTCCCTATTTCAGTACTAGGATTGCCGTATGTAAGTCGAATTTTCACCCCTCTGCTCCAAAAATTAGGCAAGGCTCGGCAGGAAGATGTTACAACCTCTGAAAAGCTTTCTGCCTTTACATTGATGATGCTTTGCCTGTTTTGGGTGGTGATGATTGTTTTTTCAATTGTCACGACCAAAATCGTGCATTATAGTTCCATGACCTATTTCCCGCTGTCGTTTTTGGCAGCTTTGTGGTTGTACCGTTGGCTTAAGAATGAAATTACCTGGCCGCGCTGGATGACCATTTTATTGCTCATCATTGGGTTTATCTTGTCGCTGGTCCTCACCGCCGTACCGCTCATTGGGATGTATTCGGCGGCAGTCACGCCCTACATAGATGATGTATTTGTGGTAGCCAATTTGCAAGCTCCCGTGGAGTGGGCAGGGCATGAATGGCTGTTTGGCGTACTGTATTTCGGTACAATTGTGCTTTCAACCATTCTATGGAAAAGCCGCAAATTATTGGCAGTCAGAACGTTATTTTTCGCTACTGCGCTTTTGTTGTTTGTTTACGGTGCCGTAGTTGTTCCAAAAATTGAAGGCTACACCCAGCGCACCGTCATTGATTTTTACCAGTCCAAACAAGGTCAGGATGTGTATGTTTGGCCCATTGGCTTTAAGAGCTATGCCCAATTTTTTTACTTCAAAAAGCCCACGGGTGTGCGCCTCGAAGCAAGCAACGAAGACTGGCTGTTGAACGGTCCCGTAGATAAACCTACGTTTCTGATTTCGCGCCTCGACCGTGCCGAACAATTCCGTAACCACCCAAATCTGGAACTGCTCAAAGAAGAAAACGGCTTTGTTTTCTTCCGCCGAAAGCCTGATTATGAGAAGATTTCGGAATCACTAAAGAAATAA
- a CDS encoding TetR/AcrR family transcriptional regulator: MIEIELSTEEKILKAAEEVFMRDGYDGSRMQDIADVAGINKALLHYYFRSKDKLFEKVFDAKIQSFFPQMGEKFSRDIPFVDKIHLFIEGYMGLLLKNPYLPLFVLNTVNNKDKSAFIKKLPIELSRQVAQSYYAEFKKGNVRELNPAQFIMSLMGMCIFPFLAKPILLDMFKADNDTFDKLMEERIQELKRYVTLILTP, translated from the coding sequence ATGATAGAAATAGAACTATCCACCGAAGAAAAAATCTTAAAAGCCGCAGAAGAAGTCTTTATGCGAGACGGCTACGACGGCTCACGTATGCAGGACATCGCCGATGTGGCTGGCATTAATAAAGCGCTTTTGCATTATTATTTTCGTTCCAAAGACAAGTTGTTTGAGAAAGTGTTTGACGCAAAAATCCAGAGTTTTTTCCCTCAAATGGGTGAAAAATTTAGTCGAGACATTCCTTTTGTTGATAAAATTCACCTATTTATTGAAGGGTACATGGGCTTGTTGCTCAAAAATCCGTACCTGCCTTTGTTTGTGCTCAACACCGTGAATAACAAAGACAAATCGGCATTTATAAAAAAATTGCCCATTGAACTCAGCCGGCAGGTAGCCCAAAGCTATTATGCTGAATTCAAAAAAGGGAATGTGAGGGAATTAAATCCTGCTCAGTTTATCATGTCTCTGATGGGGATGTGTATTTTTCCATTTTTGGCAAAACCCATTTTACTCGATATGTTCAAGGCCGATAATGACACTTTTGACAAGTTGATGGAAGAGCGCATTCAGGAACTGAAACGCTATGTAACATTGATTTTAACACCCTAA
- a CDS encoding TolC family protein, with product MRSFILYIGLLLVLNHIGHAQTPLSLEDCYRQAEMHSPLAAQTRLIQEATELQIKILSSNYVPQSRLNGQATWQSDVTSLPIKLPNFEISPPPKDQYKLTLDVTQTIWDGGVIQKQKAVALANQQAEQQKVAVDLYQIREQVSNLFFGALFAERQLRNFEILQKELRAKLTKTQASVQNGIAIRSNVLSLEARLLEIEQQMLETQKRRIAALEGLSLLTGTAIDTNTQLVGTRIETQNSEIVRPELRLFDAQKQTFTVNEQIIKAKNAPKLSAFATGGYGRPGLNFLATNFQTYFIGGIQLQIPLTHWYTKSQGMEIRQLRANQQRVERQRESFLLATQVRLANQRREVERLQALVESDRKLIDIRSTIRKASESQLDNGIITASDYLTEVNNEDTARQNQILHEVQLLQAQNNLRLTAGN from the coding sequence ATGCGAAGTTTTATTTTATACATTGGCCTTTTGTTGGTTTTAAATCACATCGGCCATGCGCAAACGCCCCTGTCATTGGAGGATTGCTACCGACAAGCCGAAATGCACAGCCCGCTGGCGGCTCAAACGCGCTTGATTCAAGAGGCCACCGAGCTACAAATCAAGATTTTAAGCAGCAACTACGTACCCCAATCCCGTCTCAATGGACAAGCCACTTGGCAGTCGGACGTTACAAGTTTACCCATCAAATTACCCAATTTCGAAATTTCGCCCCCGCCCAAAGACCAGTATAAATTGACGCTTGACGTGACCCAAACCATCTGGGACGGCGGCGTAATCCAAAAACAAAAAGCCGTGGCTTTGGCCAATCAACAAGCCGAACAACAAAAGGTAGCGGTGGACCTCTATCAGATTCGCGAACAGGTCAGCAACCTGTTTTTCGGGGCGCTTTTTGCCGAGCGGCAGCTGCGTAATTTCGAAATCCTTCAAAAAGAATTGCGGGCCAAACTCACCAAAACCCAAGCCTCCGTCCAAAACGGCATCGCGATTCGTTCCAATGTTTTGTCGTTAGAAGCCCGATTGCTGGAAATTGAACAGCAAATGTTGGAAACCCAAAAACGACGCATCGCCGCTTTAGAAGGCCTTTCGCTGTTGACGGGTACGGCGATTGACACAAATACACAACTTGTTGGAACGCGCATAGAAACGCAAAATTCAGAAATTGTTCGTCCCGAATTGCGCTTATTTGACGCCCAAAAACAAACCTTTACCGTCAACGAGCAAATAATCAAGGCCAAAAATGCCCCCAAACTTTCGGCATTTGCCACGGGTGGGTACGGCCGACCAGGGCTTAATTTTTTGGCAACAAACTTCCAAACCTATTTCATCGGGGGCATACAACTACAAATCCCGCTCACTCATTGGTACACCAAAAGTCAGGGGATGGAAATTAGGCAGTTGAGGGCCAATCAACAACGCGTGGAACGGCAACGCGAAAGTTTTTTGCTCGCTACGCAGGTTAGATTAGCCAATCAACGCCGAGAAGTGGAGCGCTTACAGGCGCTGGTTGAAAGCGACCGTAAGCTCATCGACATCCGAAGTACCATTCGAAAAGCCTCCGAATCACAACTCGACAACGGCATCATCACCGCCAGCGACTATCTGACCGAAGTAAACAACGAAGATACCGCCCGCCAAAATCAAATATTGCACGAAGTGCAACTACTACAAGCCCAAAATAACCTGCGCCTGACGGCAGGAAACTAA